GGGACGACCGGTGCCCGCCCCGACCGTGCGTCCGGTGCCAGCCGGTCGGCCCGCCCCGACCCCGGCCTACGCTGGAGCGGTGTTCGAACTCCACCACCTCAGCGCCCACCACCTGTGGGACCAGCTCCAGCGCGGCGAGGTCACCCCGACCGAGCTCGTCACCCACTACCTCGAGCGCATCGAGCGGCTGGATCCGCAGCTCGGCGCCTTCACGACCGTCACCGCCGACCGCGCCCTGGAGCGCGCGCGCCACGTCGAGCGCGAGGTGCCGCGCACCGCGCCGCTCTGGGGCCTGCCCTTCGGCGACAAGGACCTCTCCGAGCGCGCGGGCGTCCGCACCACGTTCGGCTCGCGCCTCTTCCGCGACCACGTCTCCGACCGCACCGACGCGATCCCGCAGGCGCTCGACGACGCGGGCGGCATCAGCCTCGGCAAGACCAGCGCGCCCGAGTTCGGCCTTCCGTCGTACACGGAGAGCCTCGTCGCGCCGCCCGCCCGCACGCCCTGGGACACGACGCGCGGCGCCGGCGGATCCAGCGGGGGAGCGGCCGTCGCGGTGGCAGCGGGTCTCCTGCCGTTCGCGCCGGGATCCGACGGCGGTGGCTCGGTGCGGATCCCCGCCGCGGCCACCGGCCTCGTCGGCCTGAAGCCGTCGCGCGGCCTCGTGCCCGCCGGATCCGGGCAGGAGTCGCTCGCCGGCCTCGTCGTCCCCGGCCCGCTCGCGCGCAGCGTCGCGGACGCGGCCATGCTGCTCGACGCCATGATCGGCCGGGTCAACGGCCGGATCCCGCACCCCTTCACCCTGCGCGCGCCCGAGGACCCGGACGGCGACCTCCTCGGCGCGGCCGTCCGCGGCGAGGGCCGCTTCCAGATCGGCGTGATGACGACGACGCCGTGGGACGACGCCTACGAGATCGTGCGGGACGCCTCCGCCGACGACGCCCTCGCGATCGCCGTGCGCGAGCTCGCGACCATCGGCCACGGCCTCGAGGACCTCGCGCTTCGGCCGGACCCCACCTACGCGCCCGCGTTCCGCACCATCTGGCAGGCGGGCGCCGCGGGGATCCCCGCCGAGGGCGACCAGCTCGACCTCCTCGAGCCGCTCACGCGCTGGCTCGTGGAGCGCGGCCGGGCCCTCTCGGCGCGCGACCTCGCCCGGGCGCTCGCGCAGCTCGCCGCGTACGAGCGCAGCGTCATCGCGCAGTTCGCGCACGTCGACGCCGTGCTCACGCCCGCCCTCGCGCTGGAGCCGCGGCCGGTCGGCTGGTACGACGCCGAGGACGGCGAGCGGAACTTCGCCCAGCAGGTGCAGTACACGCCGTACACGTCGTTCGCGAACGTCACGGGCCTCCCCGCGATCACCCTGCCCGTGCACCTCACCGACGACGCCCTGCCGATGGGCGTGCAGCTCATCGGGCGGCCGGGCGGCGAGTCGACGCTCCTCGCGATCGGCCGGCAGCTCGAGCGGCGGCTGCGCTGGGAGCGGCGGCACCCGCCGCAGTGGTGAGCGGGCGCCGGGCCGACGGGATGCGCTAGCCGAGCCCGCCGACGCCCTTGACGATCGCCGTCACCGCGCCCGCGAAGGCGAGCACCACGACGGCGGCCCGCGCGCCGCGGGTCGGGATCCGGGGCGCCAGCAGCGTGCCCGCGCCCACTCCCGCGACGAGCGTCACCACGATCCCGACCCACGCGGCCGTCCCGAGGTCCGGCCAGCGGTCGGGCGCGAGCACGAGCTTCGTGATCAGCGACGCCGCCCCCGTGGTCAGGAAGAACGGCTGCAGGGTCGCCGCGAACGGGCGCTGCTCCCACCGGCTCACGACCGCGTAGACGCTCACGCTCGGGCCGCCGATGCCGGCCGCCGCGTTCATCACGCCCGCGGCGAAGCCGAAGCCGGCCATCACGCCCGGGCCGTCGACCACGCGGGTCGTGCGGCGCAGCGCGAGCGAGGTGGTGAGCGCGGCGACGAGCAGCAGTCCGATGCCGATCTCGAGCGCCGGCTCCGGCAGCAGGTAGGCGAGGAGCGCGCCCGGCACGATCCCGACCACCGCGGGTCCCGCGAGCAGGAGGTAGCGGCGCCACTCGACGTCGCGCCGCACGCCCGCGAGGATCAGCGAGGCCGACAGCACGCTGCACAGGTTGACGATCATCACGCCGTCGAACGGCCCGAGCAGGATCACGAGCACGGGCGCCACCACGAGCGCGAAGCCGAGGCCCGTCACCCGCTGTGCCACCGCGCCCACGAACACGGCGACGAGGACGGGGGCGATCACCCTGACATCCTCCCGTGGATCCCCGCCCCGATCCGCCGCCCGCCCTCGCCCCCTGAGGTAAGGCATGCCATACTTAGGCTGTGCTTACCTCCACCGCGACCCTCGCCAGCAGCACGGCAGAAGCCTCGGCCGTGGTGGATGCGCAACCCGCGGTCGAACGTCCCGCCTACCGGCCGTTCGCCGCCCGC
This window of the Clavibacter sepedonicus genome carries:
- a CDS encoding amidase — protein: MFELHHLSAHHLWDQLQRGEVTPTELVTHYLERIERLDPQLGAFTTVTADRALERARHVEREVPRTAPLWGLPFGDKDLSERAGVRTTFGSRLFRDHVSDRTDAIPQALDDAGGISLGKTSAPEFGLPSYTESLVAPPARTPWDTTRGAGGSSGGAAVAVAAGLLPFAPGSDGGGSVRIPAAATGLVGLKPSRGLVPAGSGQESLAGLVVPGPLARSVADAAMLLDAMIGRVNGRIPHPFTLRAPEDPDGDLLGAAVRGEGRFQIGVMTTTPWDDAYEIVRDASADDALAIAVRELATIGHGLEDLALRPDPTYAPAFRTIWQAGAAGIPAEGDQLDLLEPLTRWLVERGRALSARDLARALAQLAAYERSVIAQFAHVDAVLTPALALEPRPVGWYDAEDGERNFAQQVQYTPYTSFANVTGLPAITLPVHLTDDALPMGVQLIGRPGGESTLLAIGRQLERRLRWERRHPPQW
- a CDS encoding sulfite exporter TauE/SafE family protein, with amino-acid sequence MIAPVLVAVFVGAVAQRVTGLGFALVVAPVLVILLGPFDGVMIVNLCSVLSASLILAGVRRDVEWRRYLLLAGPAVVGIVPGALLAYLLPEPALEIGIGLLLVAALTTSLALRRTTRVVDGPGVMAGFGFAAGVMNAAAGIGGPSVSVYAVVSRWEQRPFAATLQPFFLTTGAASLITKLVLAPDRWPDLGTAAWVGIVVTLVAGVGAGTLLAPRIPTRGARAAVVVLAFAGAVTAIVKGVGGLG